One window of Catonella massiliensis genomic DNA carries:
- a CDS encoding flagellar hook-length control protein FliK translates to MVTAQINAVSPAVSSKAKVQSVKADGSFSDILGKESAASASKGGAKESKGNNSIVSEKYYKEDSKVEADSNQTTNKPNDKMNTDKKNEAYKAKDDSYKTTKDSSLETAVEETKSGEGQDEKAKSLMAILASMFTQISNNTGIDETTVKDYIATNNLTSADLLDINSWKGLVTEANGLTDISAILTNDEAFKDLGNISDIINAHLAEMGQMTSGMTEGVTDEAQIPQTIVIPEEVAVKTDELLTKFVKAENVETAAPKEDETSGKEVDETGSAEELATFSAMADKNAVAGAHTQSGFEQSSSNSRGNNQTTAVEGVSAPAHNIFDNIAANIEKLEGTNSLPEGTTTRDILNQVTSQIKNLHAPDRTSLEFLLTPAMLGKVAVNVSSKNGILQAEFRVENAQAKAALESQIADLKLNFENQGLKVSEVSVMISENGIGSNDQGKNTGEEGKKNSGKRNRSFAIDGEDAIDYALTSPEDAIRAYTDGDTGSNINLGA, encoded by the coding sequence ATGGTAACAGCTCAGATTAATGCTGTTTCACCGGCGGTTTCTTCTAAAGCTAAAGTACAGTCCGTCAAAGCGGATGGCTCATTCTCTGACATCTTAGGTAAAGAGAGTGCTGCATCAGCATCTAAGGGCGGTGCCAAGGAGTCTAAGGGAAACAACAGCATAGTCTCTGAAAAGTACTACAAGGAAGACAGCAAGGTAGAGGCTGATAGCAATCAGACAACTAATAAGCCAAATGACAAGATGAATACTGACAAGAAAAACGAGGCTTATAAGGCGAAAGATGATAGTTATAAGACCACAAAGGATAGTTCGCTTGAAACGGCTGTCGAAGAGACAAAAAGTGGTGAAGGGCAGGATGAAAAGGCAAAGTCTTTAATGGCAATACTAGCAAGTATGTTTACACAGATTTCTAATAATACAGGAATTGATGAAACTACAGTCAAAGATTATATTGCCACTAACAATTTAACATCTGCAGATTTGCTGGACATTAACAGCTGGAAAGGTCTTGTTACTGAAGCTAACGGACTTACGGATATTTCAGCTATACTCACAAATGATGAGGCATTTAAGGATTTGGGAAACATTTCTGATATAATAAATGCTCACCTTGCTGAGATGGGGCAAATGACTTCCGGAATGACAGAAGGAGTCACAGATGAAGCGCAGATACCGCAAACAATAGTCATACCTGAGGAGGTTGCGGTTAAAACAGATGAGCTCCTTACAAAGTTTGTAAAGGCCGAGAATGTAGAAACTGCCGCACCCAAGGAGGATGAGACTTCCGGCAAGGAAGTAGATGAGACCGGCAGCGCAGAAGAACTTGCTACATTTTCTGCTATGGCAGATAAAAATGCGGTGGCAGGTGCACATACTCAGTCAGGATTTGAACAGAGCAGTTCTAATTCACGCGGGAACAATCAGACTACCGCAGTAGAAGGAGTTTCGGCTCCTGCTCATAATATATTTGACAATATTGCGGCCAATATAGAAAAGCTTGAAGGAACCAACTCACTTCCTGAGGGAACTACAACAAGAGACATACTTAATCAGGTTACAAGCCAGATAAAGAACTTACACGCACCTGATAGGACAAGTCTTGAATTTCTGCTTACACCTGCCATGCTTGGCAAGGTAGCAGTAAATGTATCCTCTAAAAATGGTATATTACAGGCAGAGTTTAGGGTAGAAAATGCACAGGCAAAGGCTGCACTTGAGAGCCAGATTGCAGATCTTAAATTAAATTTTGAAAATCAGGGACTTAAGGTATCAGAGGTTTCTGTCATGATTAGCGAAAATGGAATTGGAAGCAACGATCAGGGAAAGAATACAGGTGAAGAAGGCAAAAAGAATTCCGGCAAAAGAAACAGGTCTTTTGCAATTGATGGTGAAGATGCAATAGACTATGCACTTACTTCGCCTGAGGATGCTATAAGAGCCTATACTGATGGAGACACAGGAAGCAATATTAACCTCGGTGCATAA